The stretch of DNA TCCGCTTGCGATGGCATTCTCGACCAGTTTGCCCAGCGCGTGAGTAACCCTGCCCGATGTTTCCGAGAAGAATGTCGCGTTGGTGGTCAACAAAACACGCAAGCTTGCGGCCAGCCCCCGCTTCGTCGCGATATAATCGACGAAGCGCTGCATCCATTGCTCGAGTGCCGCATCAGGCGGCAGCGTGCGTGCGAGTTCTTCCGCGGCGGCGCAGACCGACTCGACCTCGCGCCGATAGACCACCTCGACCAGGTGCTCGCGTGTGGGAAAATGCCGGTAAAGTGTGCCGATCCCAACGCCGGCCTGGCGTGCGATCTCCTCCAGGGAGGCATCAACCCCATACTGGGCAAAGGCGGCGGCCGCCACCTCGATCAGCTTTTCCCGGTTGCGGCGGGCATCCGCGCGCAGGGGGCGTTCGGCCGTCTGTTCGGCCCTATTCTCGATGTCCTCGGAGCATTGGGACAGGAATTTTCCCTTGCGTGCCGATTTGGGCTTGAAACCCATGCCGCAGACCTCTACGTCTATAAACGGAGGCGCCTCCGCTTATAGCGGGCTCTTCCGACATCCTCATCTGCAAGCGAGTAGGCCATATCATGCCTGCCTGCAACTCGAAGCAAACAGCCACCGGCATCCCCAAACGGCAGGCGGGCCTCGCTTGTGCCCTTCACGATAGATCGGTTTTTCCCAATTGAGCGTCAAGCATCGGAGCCAGGCGCCATGACCAATCCTATTCCCATCAAGCTCAACATCAACGGTCGCAGCGAAACCTTGGAGGTTGAGCCGCGCGTAACGCTGCTTGATGCCCTGCGTGAGCATCTGGGCCTCACCGGCACGAAGAAAGGCTGCGACCAGGGCCAGTGCGGGGCATGTACTGTCCATGTGGACGGTGAGCGGGTGCTCGCCTGCCTCATGCTGGCTGCACAGGCGCAAGGCCGCGAAGTTACGACCATTGAAGGCCTTGCCGGACCGAATGGCGAGCTTCACCCGGTCCAGGCCGCCTTCCTCAAGCACGATGCCTTCCAATGCGGCTATTGCACCCCGGGGCAGATCATGTCGGCGGTCGCTTGCATCCGCGAGGGCCATGCGGGCTCCGATCATGAGATCCGCGAATATATGGCCGGCAATCTGTGCCGCTGCGGCGCCTATCCCCACATCGTCGCCGCCGTCCGAGAAGCCGCTGAGGTCGCGTCATGAGAGACTTTGCCTATCAGGGGGCCGAAAGCCTGGATGAGGCCCAGCATCTTGCCGCTCATCCCGAAGCCATGCTGCTCGCCGGTGGTACCACTCTGGTCGATCTGGCCAAATGCGGCGTCGCCCAGCCCGAGCGGGTCGTCGATATCGGCGGCCTCAAGGGCCTCGACCACATCACCGTCAGCGACGCTGGCGCGACCATCGGCGCCCTGGCGAAAATGAGCCATGTGGCTGATCACCCCGCGATCAAGCAGAACTTTCCAGCCATTTCTGAGAGTCTCTGGCAGGCAGCCTCTGCCCAGCTTCGCAACATGGCGACGATCGGCGGCAACCTTCTGCAGCGAACCCGCTGTGCCTATTTCCGCGATCCCATAACCTTCCCGTCTTGCAACAAGCGCGCGCCCGGCAGCGGCTGCGCGGCCATTGGCGGCGTCACCCGCAACCACGCTGTGCTCGGCACGAGCACGGCTTGCATCGCCACCTATCCTGGTGACCTCGCCATAGCCCTCGTCGCCTTCGACGCCGTCGTCGAGCTCGGCGCGCGCTCGCTTCCCATAGAGTCGTTTTTCCTGGCGCCGGGCGATCGGCCCGACTGCGAGCACGATATGGCACCCGGAGAGATCATCACGGCCGTCACCATCCCCGCCTCACCGGCCGCGCGCCGCTCGACCTATCTCAAGGTCCGCGATCGTCAGTCCTATGAATTCGCTGCGGCCAGCGCCGCCGTCGGTCTCGAACTGGAGCCGGACGGCAAGACGATCCGTGACATCCGCGTAGCGCTCGGCGGCGTAGCGACCAAGCCATGGCGTGCGCGAGCCGTTGAGACTGCGTTGCGCGGAACGGTGCTCGAGCCGGACACGGTGCGCCAAGCGAGCCGGCTCGCGGTCGAAGGTGCCGTAGATCACGGCGACAATCGATACAAGATCGAACTGGCGCCGCGCGTCGTCGCGCGCGCCATACTCTCTCTCGGAGAACAGGCATGAGCCCCAGCGAACCTGCCCGCCAATATGGCGATGCCTCGGACAGCGCGGCAAGCGCGCTCGGCGCCCGCCTTACGCGCTTCGATGGTCCCGCCAAGATCCGCGGCGCCGCCACCTACGCCCTTGAGCACCGCCCCCAGAACATGGCCCACGCGGTGCTTGTCGAGAGCACCATCGCCAGCGGGCGGGTGCGCGCCATCGACAAGAGCGCCGCGGAAGCAGCGCCCGGTGTTCTGCTGGTGGTTACACCCGACAACACCTTGCGCCTGAATGGCGCCTCGGACTGGCTGGGCAATCCCCCAGCGGTGCCCCAGTACACGCCGCTCGTCAGTGAGATCAGCTATTCCGGCCAGTTCATTGCAGCAGTGGTGGCCGAGACCTTCGAGCAGGCGACTGAGGCGGCGCGCCTGCTGAAAGTGGACTATGAGGCCGCCCCGCCGATCTCCGCCCTCGATGATCCCAATGCAGGCTCCGGTGATCCCATGGAGGCAATGACCTCCGAGTGGGGAGATGCCGCGTCTGCCCTTGCCACGGCCCCGATCCGCATCGAACGCGAGTATCGAACCCCACGCGAATACCAGACGCCCATCGAACCGCATGGGCTCATTGCCGAATGGCAGGGCGATCAGCTCACCATCTGGGAGCCGAGCCAGTGGCTCGACGGCATGGCACGCACCTATGCGGAATGGTTTGGCATCCCGTTCGAGAATGTCCGCATCATCTCGCCCTATATTGGTGGCGGCTTCGGCTCGAAGGCCTTTGCCTATCCCCACGGCGCGGTCTGCACCATCGCCGCCAAGATGCTGGGCCGGCCGGTGAAGCTGGCCGTCACCAGGCCACAGACTTTCAGCGCCATTGGCGGACGGGCGGCCACCCGTCAAACCATCGCTCTTGGTGCGACGAGCGAAGGCAAGCTCGTGTCCATCGTCCAGCGCGGCGCCAACGAGACATCGATCGCCGAGACCTGGGTCGAGCCGCTGGCGGCAGCGGCCGCGATCATGTACGCCACCCCCAACTTCTCATCTCGTCAGAACGTCGCGCGCGTGAACACGGTAATGCCGGGAGCCAAACGCGCCCCCGGCGAAAACCCGAGCGCCTTTGCGATTGAGAGTGCGATTGACGAGCTCGCCTACGAGCTGGGCATCGACCCCCTCGAAATCCGTCTGCTGAACTATGCGGAAGAGGACCCGCAGGCGCGCAAACCGTGGTCCACCCGCCGCTTGCGCGAAGCCTTCGCCGCCGGCGCTGCGGCATTCGGCTGGTCGAAGCGCAGCCCGCAACCACGCTCCATGCGCGAGGGCAGTCAGCTCATCGGCTGGGGCGTTGCGGCCGGCAGCTATCCCGTCCGCCGCTCGGCCGGCGAAGCCCTCGTCCGCCTGCTGTCCGATGGCACCGCGGAGGTTTTGAGCAGCACCATCGATATGGGCCAGGGCGCCTATACGGTGATCGCGCAGGCAGCCGCCGAGGTCTTTGGCCTACCGATGGAGAAGGTCGCGGTCCGCCTTGGCGACTCCGCACTGCCAAGGGCCGGTGTCACCGGTGGCTCACGCATGGCCAATGTGATGACGGCGGCCGTTCACAAGGCGGCCCTCGCCGTGCGCGAGGAGCTCATCGGGCTTGCGCTCAACCACCCAGCCTCGCCGTTCCAGTCGGTGCAGGCGAACACGCTTGTGGTTGCCAATGGGCGCCTCGCTTCACCCCGGGGCGATGGTCCGGATCTCTCGATAGCGGAATTCCTCGCCGCCATTGGCCAGGAGAAGCTTGAAGCCCGGCGCGATACTTTCGCGGAGAACCGCGTCGACCCTGCCGACAGCTACAAGAACTACACCACCATCGCGACCGGATTGGCCCCGACCGACGGCGACTATTCCATGCACAGCTGGTGCGCCCATTTCATCGAGGTGCGGGTGGACGAGGATTTCGGCACCGTCCGCGTCTCCCGCGTGGTCTCCGCCCTCGATTCCGGCCGCCTCTATAGCCCGAAGCTGGCCGAAAGCCAGTGGAAGGGCGGTATTATCATGGGTATTGGACAGGCGCTGTTGGAAGAAGGCCTGATCGATCATCGCTACGGGCGTGTCATCAACAACAACCTCGCCGACTACCTCATCCCGACCAATGCCGATATTCCCGATATCGAGGTGATCTCGGTGGGCATTCCCGACCTGCACGCCTCCGCACTGGGTGGCAAGGGCGTGGGCGAGCTCGGCATTGTGGGCGTCGCTCCGGCCATTGCCAATGCAGTCTTCCACGCGACCGGCAAGCGCATTCGCGAGCTGCCGATCACGCTGGACAAGCTGATGGCGACCAACGGCTGACGCCGTCCACAATGACGGCGAGGGCGGATCAGCGGGCTGCGGGCTCCAGCACGATCCGCCCCACAACCTTGCCGCCGCGCAGCGCATCGAGAGAGGTCTGCACGTCATCGAGCGGGCGCGGTGTCACGGGGAGCGGATAGGTTCCGTTTCTACGAATGAGCTCCACCAGCTCCTTCAGGTCCTGCAGTGATCCCACATACGAGCCCGTGAGCGAGATCCCTCGCATGGCGAGCGTCGGCAATGGCAGCGTGATGGCGCCGCCGAACAGGCCCACGCTGACGAAATGACCGCCCTTGCGCAGCAGCCCGACCCCGAGCTCCGCCGTCGAGCTTGCGCCCACGAAATCGATCACCGCGGCAAAGCCGCCCGTCTCTTTGAGCAGCGATTTTCTAAGATCCGGGTCGGCTGGATCGACCGCGGCTAAGGCCCCGCCCTTCAGCGCCGCTTCCCGCTTGGCCGGATCGAGATCCGCCACATAGGGCTGAACACCCAGGACTGCACTGGCCAGATGCACGGCCGCAAGCCCCACCCCGCCGGCACCGATGACGAGCGCCTTATCGCCCTCACCCAGCCGGCCGATTTTCTTCAGCGCGCCATAGGCCGTGAGCCCCGAACAGGCATAGGTGCAGGCAAGCGTCTCATCCAGCCCCTCGATGTCGATGAGATAGCGCGAATGCGGCACCACCACATGCGTCCCGAACCCCCCGTCCACATTGACGCCGAGCGCCCGTGGCTTGAGGCACAGCTGCTCGTCACCGGCCTGGCAGGTGGCACATTGACCGCAGCCGATCCAGGGATAGATGAGCCGCCG from Rhodoligotrophos sp. CJ14 encodes:
- a CDS encoding TetR/AcrR family transcriptional regulator — translated: MGFKPKSARKGKFLSQCSEDIENRAEQTAERPLRADARRNREKLIEVAAAAFAQYGVDASLEEIARQAGVGIGTLYRHFPTREHLVEVVYRREVESVCAAAEELARTLPPDAALEQWMQRFVDYIATKRGLAASLRVLLTTNATFFSETSGRVTHALGKLVENAIASGSIRGDIDATDVLHALTGIYAAPDTPDWRERSRRLVSLLMDGLRWSAGSSRQSGEHP
- a CDS encoding (2Fe-2S)-binding protein; this translates as MTNPIPIKLNINGRSETLEVEPRVTLLDALREHLGLTGTKKGCDQGQCGACTVHVDGERVLACLMLAAQAQGREVTTIEGLAGPNGELHPVQAAFLKHDAFQCGYCTPGQIMSAVACIREGHAGSDHEIREYMAGNLCRCGAYPHIVAAVREAAEVAS
- a CDS encoding xanthine dehydrogenase family protein molybdopterin-binding subunit, whose product is MSPSEPARQYGDASDSAASALGARLTRFDGPAKIRGAATYALEHRPQNMAHAVLVESTIASGRVRAIDKSAAEAAPGVLLVVTPDNTLRLNGASDWLGNPPAVPQYTPLVSEISYSGQFIAAVVAETFEQATEAARLLKVDYEAAPPISALDDPNAGSGDPMEAMTSEWGDAASALATAPIRIEREYRTPREYQTPIEPHGLIAEWQGDQLTIWEPSQWLDGMARTYAEWFGIPFENVRIISPYIGGGFGSKAFAYPHGAVCTIAAKMLGRPVKLAVTRPQTFSAIGGRAATRQTIALGATSEGKLVSIVQRGANETSIAETWVEPLAAAAAIMYATPNFSSRQNVARVNTVMPGAKRAPGENPSAFAIESAIDELAYELGIDPLEIRLLNYAEEDPQARKPWSTRRLREAFAAGAAAFGWSKRSPQPRSMREGSQLIGWGVAAGSYPVRRSAGEALVRLLSDGTAEVLSSTIDMGQGAYTVIAQAAAEVFGLPMEKVAVRLGDSALPRAGVTGGSRMANVMTAAVHKAALAVREELIGLALNHPASPFQSVQANTLVVANGRLASPRGDGPDLSIAEFLAAIGQEKLEARRDTFAENRVDPADSYKNYTTIATGLAPTDGDYSMHSWCAHFIEVRVDEDFGTVRVSRVVSALDSGRLYSPKLAESQWKGGIIMGIGQALLEEGLIDHRYGRVINNNLADYLIPTNADIPDIEVISVGIPDLHASALGGKGVGELGIVGVAPAIANAVFHATGKRIRELPITLDKLMATNG
- a CDS encoding alcohol dehydrogenase — its product is MSAEAMHRYKLVEFGRPVEAVDEPLPELSGTEVLLRISACGVCHSDLHLIDGHFDLGQGQKLDMSRAMKLPHVLGHEIVGTVLAAGPDAGAVPMGERRLIYPWIGCGQCATCQAGDEQLCLKPRALGVNVDGGFGTHVVVPHSRYLIDIEGLDETLACTYACSGLTAYGALKKIGRLGEGDKALVIGAGGVGLAAVHLASAVLGVQPYVADLDPAKREAALKGGALAAVDPADPDLRKSLLKETGGFAAVIDFVGASSTAELGVGLLRKGGHFVSVGLFGGAITLPLPTLAMRGISLTGSYVGSLQDLKELVELIRRNGTYPLPVTPRPLDDVQTSLDALRGGKVVGRIVLEPAAR
- a CDS encoding FAD binding domain-containing protein, with the translated sequence MRDFAYQGAESLDEAQHLAAHPEAMLLAGGTTLVDLAKCGVAQPERVVDIGGLKGLDHITVSDAGATIGALAKMSHVADHPAIKQNFPAISESLWQAASAQLRNMATIGGNLLQRTRCAYFRDPITFPSCNKRAPGSGCAAIGGVTRNHAVLGTSTACIATYPGDLAIALVAFDAVVELGARSLPIESFFLAPGDRPDCEHDMAPGEIITAVTIPASPAARRSTYLKVRDRQSYEFAAASAAVGLELEPDGKTIRDIRVALGGVATKPWRARAVETALRGTVLEPDTVRQASRLAVEGAVDHGDNRYKIELAPRVVARAILSLGEQA